A window of Hevea brasiliensis isolate MT/VB/25A 57/8 chromosome 14, ASM3005281v1, whole genome shotgun sequence contains these coding sequences:
- the LOC110660172 gene encoding protein SMAX1-LIKE 7-like has protein sequence MPTPVITARQFLTPEAAHALDEAVNVARRRGHGQTTSLHAISALISLPSSILRDACACTRNSAYSSRLQFKALELCLSVSLDRVPVNQLSDEQPVSNSLMAAIKRSQAKQRIQPENFHLYHQLSQQQSSASMSCIKVELQNLILSILDDPVVSRVFEEAGFRSSEIKLAVVRPLTNVFKFLRFEGPPMFLCNLCDNSDMGPGRRGFSFPFSDSTGSFNGDENCRRIGEVLVRNKGRNPLLVGICAYDTLANFSEVMEKRKENILPVESTGLTVTCIQSDITKFISENFDKGCVDFRFEEVGRSVEQNLGPGLVVNLGDLKVFVNSDDGNSSGNGSSDSVTYVVEKLTRLLQLNGRKVWFIGATASYEGYLKFVSRFPSIEKDWDLQLLPIISFRDSMAESYPRSSLMESFVPFGGFFSTSSELESSLSSSYPCMSRCHMCNEKCEQEVLAVSKGGFVASVADQYQSNLSSWLKMAELDTNKGLDGKTRDGVVLSVNTAGLQKKWDSICWRLNHTQSAGSNTHPSHFPTVAGFQLVEGKKEVAEKCSSNSTIAPPNESRCTNVPIDLQKISRKQLGVPLSVVSELNAESVLSKQWKKPSKEDFESGGLTSPWSFSNSSMADGSRASPSFVTSVTTHLGLRISPVSTSNELKKPVNKNHTELPLELTGSLMTNIDVGNGSISDYLAESSSPSSSLDFGGQFDPGSFKLLFRALTEKVSWQDEALHVISETIACCRTRYERSQGTTLRQDIWFNFHGPDSCGKKKIAVALAEIIYRSKENLISADLSFLDGWIHIHNQEVQGYDVTFRGKTVIDYVAGELRKKPLSVVFLENVDKADVRAQNCLSHAIRTGKFSDSYGREVGINSAIFVTTSTFTDDKFLSSRKDFSAYSEERILRVQGQPMQMLIEQASADNMGQILNLSITKRKAISSTILVNKRMIISKNQNPGQHEISEVVKQTPRNLDLNLPAKENDEQGTDDGNSNNDSMSGNSKAWLQDFFDQVDRIVVFKPFDFDAFAERLFDRDQ, from the exons ATGCCTACGCCGGTTATTACGGCCAGGCAATTCTTGACACCCGAAGCAGCCCATGCGCTAGATGAAGCTGTGAATGTCGCCCGCCGGAGAGGTCATGGACAAACGACGTCGCTTCATGCTATATCCGCTTTGATCTCTCTGCCTTCTTCCATTTTACGTGACGCTTGTGCCTGTACGAGGAACTCGGCCTACTCGTCTCGCCTTCAATTCAAAGCGCTTGAGCTTTGCCTTAGTGTTTCACTTGACCGAGTTCCGGTGAATCAGCTAAGTGACGAACAGCCGGTGTCGAACTCTCTCATGGCGGCGATAAAACGTTCTCAGGCTAAACAGAGGATTCAGCCGGAGAATTTCCACTTGTATCACCAATTATCGCAGCAGCAATCCTCCGCTTCAATGTCGTGTATAAAAGTGGAGCTCCAGAACCTGATTCTATCAATCCTCGACGACCCAGTTGTGAGTCGGGTTTTCGAAGAAGCGGGCTTTCGGAGTTCCGAAATCAAGCTCGCTGTTGTCCGTCCCCTAACTAACGTTTTCAAATTCTTGCGTTTCGAAGGCCCTCCCATGTTTCTCTGTAACTTGTGTGATAATTCGGATATGGGTCCTGGTAGGAGGGGTTTTAGCTTTCCTTTTTCGGATTCTACCGGGTCTTTCAATGGAGATGAGAACTGTAGGAGGATTGGCGAGGTCCTTGTGAGAAACAAAGGGAGGAATCCCCTACTTGTTGGTATATGTGCTTATGATACACTTGCAAATTTCAGTGAGGtaatggagaaaagaaaagagaacatTTTGCCTGTGGAGTCAACTGGATTAACTGTGACTTGCATTCAAAGTGATATTACAAAGTTTATAAGTGAAAATTTCGATAAAGGGTGTGTGGATTTCAGATTTGAGGAAGTGGGTCGATCTGTGGAACAAAATTTGGGACCTGGATTGGTGGTGAATCTGGGGGATTTGAAGGTATTTGTTAATAGCGATGATGGTAATAGTAGTGGTAATGGTTCGAGTGATTCAGTGACCTATGTGGTTGAAAAATTGACAAGGTTGTTGCAACTGAATGGAAGGAAAGTGTGGTTTATAGGAGCAACAGCAAGTTATGAGGGTTATTTGAAGTTTGTTAGTAGATTTCCTTCCATTGAAAAGGACTGGGATTTGCAGCTTTTGCCTATCATTTCTTTCAGAGATTCCATGGCTGAATCTTACCCCAGGTCCAG CTTGATGGAATCATTTGTTCCATTTGGTGGGTTCTTTTCTACATCTTCAGAGTTGGAAAGCTCCTTAAGCAGCTCTTACCCATGCATGTCCCGCTGTCATATGTGCAATGAGAAGTGTGAACAAGAAGTACTTGCTGTTTCAAAAGGTGGGTTTGTTGCATCAGTAGCAGATCAGTACCAATCCAATTTAtcttcttggttgaaaatggctgAACTTGACACAAACAAAGGATTGGATGGGAAG ACAAGAGATGGAGTGGTATTGAGTGTCAATACTGCAGGCCTGCAAAAAAAATGGGATAGCATATGCTGGCGTCTTAATCACACCCAATCAGCTGGGTCAAACACTCACCCTTCTCATTTTCCAACTGTTGCTGGCTTTCAGCTTGTTGAAGGCAAAAAGGAAGTTGCTGAAAAGTGTAGCAGCAACAGTACGATTGCACCACCAAATGAAAGTAGGTGCACGAATGTCCCCATTGATCTGCAGAAGATTTCAAGAAAGCAATTAGGTGTTCCTTTGTCTGTAGTTTCTGAGCTGAACGCTGAGAGTGTCCTATCCAAACAATGGAAAAAACCTTCAAAAGAAGATTTTGAGTCAGGTGGTCTTACATCTCCTTGGAGTTTTTCCAATTCAAGCATGGCTGATGGCAGTCGAGCATCTCCTTCATTTGTGACTTCTGTAACGACTCATTTGGGCTTGAGAATAAGCCCTGTTTCTACCAGCAATGAGCTGAAGAAACCTGTAAACAAAAATCACACAGAGCTTCCACTGGAGTTAACAGGTTCCCTTATGACGAACATTGATGTTGGCAATGGGAGCATCTCTGACTATCTGGCTGAATCATCATCCCCATCTTCTTCTCTTGATTTTGGCGGGCAGTTTGATCCTGGTAGTTTCAAGTTGCTTTTCAGAGCTCTAACTGAGAAAGTTAGCTGGCAAGATGAAGCTTTACATGTTATCAGCGAAACAATTGCCTGTTGCAGGACAAGATATGAAAGAAGCCAAGGAACAACTCTGAGACAGGATATATGGTTCAATTTCCACGGACCCGATAGCTGTGGTAAGAAGAAAATTGCTGTTGCTTTGGCCGAGATAATATATAGAAGCAAGGAAAACTTAATATCTGCAGATTTAAGTTTCCTTGATGGGTGGATTCACATTCACAACCAAGAAGTGCAAGGATATGATGTAACGTTTAGGGGGAAGACTGTAATTGATTATGTTGCTGGAGAGCTGCGCAAGAAGCCCTTATCTGTTGTCTTTCTTGAAAATGTAGATAAGGCTGATGTGCGGGCTCAGAATTGCTTATCCCATGCTATTCGGACTGGTAAATTTTCAGATTCGTATGGAAGAGAAGTTGGAATAAACAGTGCAATATTCGTGACGACTTCAACATTTACAGATGATAAATTTCTCTCTTCCAGGAAGGATTTCTCTGCCTATTCTGAGGAAAGAATATTGAGAGTACAGGGCCAGCCAATGCAGATGTTAATTGAACAAGCTTCTGCCGATAACATGGGACAAATTTTGAATCTTTCAATCACAAAGAGAAAAGCCATATCTAGTACAATCCTTGTGAATAAAAGGATGATAATTAGTAAGAATCAAAATCCAGGGCAGCATGAAATTTCGGAAGTTGTTAAACAGACTCCTAGGAATCTAGATTTGAACCTTCCTGCGAAAGAGAATGACGAGCAAGGCACTGATGATGGAAATTCTAATAATGACTCTATGTCAGGTAACTCCAAGGCTTGGTTGCAAGATTTCTTTGATCAGGTGGACAGAATAGTGGTTTTCAAGCCTTTTGATTTTGATGCTTTTGCGGAGAGACTATTTGACAGAGATCAATGA
- the LOC110660171 gene encoding PHD finger protein ALFIN-LIKE 2, with protein sequence MASISSSPRTVEEIFKDYSARRTGLVRALTYDVDEFYSQCDPEKENLCLYGHPNESWEVTLPAEEVPPELPEPALGVNFARDGMHRKDWLSLVAVHSDCWLLSVAFYFGARLNRNERKRLFSLINDLPTLFEVVTERKPVKDKPSMDSGSKSRNGTKRSNDGQVRNTKLLDESHAEDEDEHGETLCGSCGGTYSADEFWIGCDICERWYHGKCVKITPAKAEMIKQYICPSCSTKKRRQ encoded by the exons ATGGCTTCAATCTCTTCTAGTCCTCGTACTGTAGAGGAGATCTTCAAAGACTATAGCGCTCGCCGCACCGGCCTCGTTCGTGCTCTTACTTACG ATGTGGATGAATTCTACTCTCAATGCGATCCAG AAAAGGAGAATTTGTGTTTGTATGGACACCCAAATGAGTCGTGGGAGGTGACTCTGCCAGCAGAGGAAGTTCCACCAGAGCTCCCAGAGCCAgcattgggtgtcaattttgcaAGAGATGGGATGCACCGCAAAGATTGGCTTTCACTTGTTGCAGTGCATAGTGACTGTTGGTTGCTTTCTGTGGCATTCTACTTTGGTGCTCGACTTAATCGCAATGAAAG GAAGCGCCTGTTTAGCCTGATAAATGATCTGCCTACCCTATTTGAAGTTGTCACTGAAAGGAAGCCAGTAAAAGACAAACCCAGCATGGACAGTGGAAGCAAATCCAGGAACGGCACAAAG AGATCAAATGATGGACAAGTAAGAAATACCAAGTTACTTGATGAAAGCCATGCAGAAGATGAAGATGAGCATGGTGAGACCCTCTGTGGTAGCTGTGGAGGGACTTACAGTGCTGATGAATTTTGGATTGGTTGTGACATATGCGAGCGATGGTACCATGGAAAATGTGTGAAGATAACACCAGCCAAGGCTGAAATGATCAAGCAGTACATATGCCCATCTTGCAGCACCAAGAAGCGAAGGCAGTAA